In Scomber japonicus isolate fScoJap1 chromosome 21, fScoJap1.pri, whole genome shotgun sequence, one DNA window encodes the following:
- the LOC128382574 gene encoding protein adenylyltransferase SelO-like isoform X1, producing MTLSDTLEAAALFVEMWSIYKVLVFALVSASSFTPVYALDFCQTTDPDCNSHDNIASNTQQSLHTFKSRWNMSAANLIQHLDQFTVSCKKLIDAFPIDEVDGNFVRTVKNCIFSKSIPTSLKGPLKLAAVSKDVIEGILDLDIAVTQSDDFLHYASGGRLLPGSIPLAHRYGGHQFGYWAGQLGDGRAHSLGQYINRKGEIWELQLKGSGKTPYSRSGDGRAVIRSSVREFLCSEAMHFLGVPTSRAASLIVSEEPVFRDQFYNGNVKTERGAVVLRLAKSWLRIGSLEILSHSGEIDLLRKLLNFVIDEHFPSINSNDPDKYLVLYTTVVNETAHLIAQWMSVGFTHGVCNTDNFSLLSITIDYGPFGFMESYDPNFVPNTSDDEGRYSIGAQANVGLFNLEKLLGALSPVLSNKQQREAKIILKGYVDIYQMRIHQIFKAKLGLLDEEENDGYLIAFLLKMMEDTQSDFTMTFRQLSEASAEQLHNRDFTKMWALEDLSSHKHFSDWLNMYLLRLSRQPNDNDADRQDRMKTVNPRYVLRNWMAESAIRKTEMNDFSEVEQMHRVLSFPFVTQKTAEEAGYAARPPLWAKRLKVSCSS from the exons atgacattg TCAGATACATTGGAAGCAGCTGCTCTGTTTGTGGAAATGTGGAGCATCTATAAAGTATTAGTCTTCGCTTTGGTGTCAGCATCAAGCTTCACACCCGTGTATGCCCTGGATTTCTGCCAAACTACCGACCCTGATTGTAACAGTCATGATAACATAGCATCAAACACCCAGCAGTCCCTACACACATTCAAATCCAGGTGGAACATGAGTGCTGCAAACCTTATACAGCACCTGGACCAATTTACAGTCTCCTGCAAGAAGCTCATCG ATGCTTTTCCAATCGATGAGGTTGATGGCAATTTTGTTCGGACTGTGAAGAACTGCATATTCTCCAAATCCATTCCAACTTCACTGAAAGGCCCATTAAAACTAGCAGCAGTTTCTAAG GATGTCATTGAGGGGATCTTAGATTTGGACATAGCTGTGACCCAGTCTGATGATTTCCTGCATTATGCCAGTGGTGGCAGACTGCTACCAGGATCAATACCTCTTGCACACAGATATGGGGGTCATCAG TTTGGCTACTGGGCAGGTCAGCTGGGTGATGGTCGAGCACATTCCCTCGGTCAGTATATCAACAG GAAAGGAGAAATATGGGAACTGCAGCTTAAAGGCTCTGGAAAAACACCATATTCAAG GTCAGGAGACGGTCGAGCCGTGATCCGCTCGTCTGTCAGAGAATTTCTGTGCAGTGAGGCGATGCATTTCTTGGGTGTTCCCACCAGCAGGGCCGCCAG tcttaTTGTAAGTGAGGAGCCGGTGTTTAGGGATCAATTCTACAATGGCAAtgtgaagacagagagag GAGCTGTTGTACTCCGTCTAGCTAAATCATGGCTTCGGATTGGATCATTAGAAATTTTGTCTCATAGTGGAGAGATCGATCTTCTGAG AAAGCTGTTGAACTTCGTGATCGATGAACATTTTCCTTCCATCAATTCAAATGACCCAGATAAATATTTG GTGTTATACACTACAGTCGTAAATGAAACAGCACATCTAATTGCTCAGTGGATGTCAGTTGGGTTTACACATG GTGTGTGCAACACAGACAACTTCAGTCTCCTGTCCATCACCATCGACTATGGACCTTTTGGCTTCATGGAGTCGTACGACCCCA ATTTTGTCCCGAACACGTCAGACGATGAGGGAAGATACAGCATAGGAGCTCAGGCCAATGTCGGACTGTTCAACCTGGAGAAACTCCTGGGGGCTCTTAGTCCTGTGCTTTCtaataaacagcagagaga GGCTAAAATCATTTTGAAGGGATATGTTGATATTTACCAGATGAG GATTCACCAGATATTTAAAGCAAAACTGGGGCTCCttgatgaggaggagaatgatgGCTATCTCATTGCTTTCCTGCTTAAG ATGATGGAGGACACACAGTCTGATTTCACCATGACATTCAGGCAACTTAGTGAAGCTTCAGCCGAGCAGCTTCACAACAGGGACTTCACGAAG aTGTGGGCTCTTGAAGACTTGTCATCACACAAGCACTTCTCTGATTGGCTCAATATGTACCTGCTGCGGCTCAGCAG GCAACCAAATGATAACGATGCAGATCGtcaagacaggatgaaaa CTGTGAACCCTAGATATGTGCTGAGGAACTGGATGGCGGAGTCTGCTATAAGGAAAACTGAGATGAATGATTTTTCAGAG GTGGAGCAGATGCACCGTGTACTTTCATTCCCCTTTGTTACACAAAAGACTGCAGAGGAGGCGGGCTATGCAGCAAGACCTCCACTGTGGGCTAAGAGGTTAAAGGTCAGCTGTTCTTCATGA
- the LOC128382574 gene encoding protein adenylyltransferase SelO-like isoform X2 yields the protein MWSIYKVLVFALVSASSFTPVYALDFCQTTDPDCNSHDNIASNTQQSLHTFKSRWNMSAANLIQHLDQFTVSCKKLIDAFPIDEVDGNFVRTVKNCIFSKSIPTSLKGPLKLAAVSKDVIEGILDLDIAVTQSDDFLHYASGGRLLPGSIPLAHRYGGHQFGYWAGQLGDGRAHSLGQYINRKGEIWELQLKGSGKTPYSRSGDGRAVIRSSVREFLCSEAMHFLGVPTSRAASLIVSEEPVFRDQFYNGNVKTERGAVVLRLAKSWLRIGSLEILSHSGEIDLLRKLLNFVIDEHFPSINSNDPDKYLVLYTTVVNETAHLIAQWMSVGFTHGVCNTDNFSLLSITIDYGPFGFMESYDPNFVPNTSDDEGRYSIGAQANVGLFNLEKLLGALSPVLSNKQQREAKIILKGYVDIYQMRIHQIFKAKLGLLDEEENDGYLIAFLLKMMEDTQSDFTMTFRQLSEASAEQLHNRDFTKMWALEDLSSHKHFSDWLNMYLLRLSRQPNDNDADRQDRMKTVNPRYVLRNWMAESAIRKTEMNDFSEVEQMHRVLSFPFVTQKTAEEAGYAARPPLWAKRLKVSCSS from the exons ATGTGGAGCATCTATAAAGTATTAGTCTTCGCTTTGGTGTCAGCATCAAGCTTCACACCCGTGTATGCCCTGGATTTCTGCCAAACTACCGACCCTGATTGTAACAGTCATGATAACATAGCATCAAACACCCAGCAGTCCCTACACACATTCAAATCCAGGTGGAACATGAGTGCTGCAAACCTTATACAGCACCTGGACCAATTTACAGTCTCCTGCAAGAAGCTCATCG ATGCTTTTCCAATCGATGAGGTTGATGGCAATTTTGTTCGGACTGTGAAGAACTGCATATTCTCCAAATCCATTCCAACTTCACTGAAAGGCCCATTAAAACTAGCAGCAGTTTCTAAG GATGTCATTGAGGGGATCTTAGATTTGGACATAGCTGTGACCCAGTCTGATGATTTCCTGCATTATGCCAGTGGTGGCAGACTGCTACCAGGATCAATACCTCTTGCACACAGATATGGGGGTCATCAG TTTGGCTACTGGGCAGGTCAGCTGGGTGATGGTCGAGCACATTCCCTCGGTCAGTATATCAACAG GAAAGGAGAAATATGGGAACTGCAGCTTAAAGGCTCTGGAAAAACACCATATTCAAG GTCAGGAGACGGTCGAGCCGTGATCCGCTCGTCTGTCAGAGAATTTCTGTGCAGTGAGGCGATGCATTTCTTGGGTGTTCCCACCAGCAGGGCCGCCAG tcttaTTGTAAGTGAGGAGCCGGTGTTTAGGGATCAATTCTACAATGGCAAtgtgaagacagagagag GAGCTGTTGTACTCCGTCTAGCTAAATCATGGCTTCGGATTGGATCATTAGAAATTTTGTCTCATAGTGGAGAGATCGATCTTCTGAG AAAGCTGTTGAACTTCGTGATCGATGAACATTTTCCTTCCATCAATTCAAATGACCCAGATAAATATTTG GTGTTATACACTACAGTCGTAAATGAAACAGCACATCTAATTGCTCAGTGGATGTCAGTTGGGTTTACACATG GTGTGTGCAACACAGACAACTTCAGTCTCCTGTCCATCACCATCGACTATGGACCTTTTGGCTTCATGGAGTCGTACGACCCCA ATTTTGTCCCGAACACGTCAGACGATGAGGGAAGATACAGCATAGGAGCTCAGGCCAATGTCGGACTGTTCAACCTGGAGAAACTCCTGGGGGCTCTTAGTCCTGTGCTTTCtaataaacagcagagaga GGCTAAAATCATTTTGAAGGGATATGTTGATATTTACCAGATGAG GATTCACCAGATATTTAAAGCAAAACTGGGGCTCCttgatgaggaggagaatgatgGCTATCTCATTGCTTTCCTGCTTAAG ATGATGGAGGACACACAGTCTGATTTCACCATGACATTCAGGCAACTTAGTGAAGCTTCAGCCGAGCAGCTTCACAACAGGGACTTCACGAAG aTGTGGGCTCTTGAAGACTTGTCATCACACAAGCACTTCTCTGATTGGCTCAATATGTACCTGCTGCGGCTCAGCAG GCAACCAAATGATAACGATGCAGATCGtcaagacaggatgaaaa CTGTGAACCCTAGATATGTGCTGAGGAACTGGATGGCGGAGTCTGCTATAAGGAAAACTGAGATGAATGATTTTTCAGAG GTGGAGCAGATGCACCGTGTACTTTCATTCCCCTTTGTTACACAAAAGACTGCAGAGGAGGCGGGCTATGCAGCAAGACCTCCACTGTGGGCTAAGAGGTTAAAGGTCAGCTGTTCTTCATGA